The Chryseolinea soli nucleotide sequence GACAAGGAAGTGTTTTACAAACGCGGCCTCATGCAATTGGAAGAAGATGAGTTCCAAGCCGCCATAAGCGACTTTAACGATGCACAAAAGGCAGGCGAAAATACCGTGCAGCTCTACCTCAACAAAGGTCGCGCCTACATCGGGCTGGAAGACACCAAGTCGGCCGTGACCGAATTGAATAAGGCCATCGACCTGGATCCGAAGAATGCGGATGCGCACTTTAACCGGGGGTTGGTGAAAGAAGGGCTGGAAGATTATGAGGGCGCCATGCTGGACTACAACAAAGCGATCCAGTTCAACCCCAACGACGGCCTGGCCTATTACAACCGCGCCACCTGCAAGTCGCAACTGGACGACTATGGGGCGGGCATCTCCGACATGGATGAGGCCATCCGCATCGAGCCTAAAAACGCTACGTACTACAAACAGCGCGGCAATTTTTATTACCAGATGAAAGATAAAACCAAGGCCTGCTTCGACTGGCGCAAGGCGGTGGAATTTGGCGACGCAAAGTCGCGGTTCCAGATCGATCAGTATTGCAAGTGATCTCATTCTGATAGCGGACTTATCCCGTATTGAAACGAAGCAGCGCTGAAAACCGGCGCTGCTTTCGTTTTTAGGGCAAAAAACCACTCTTTCACTTTTGGTAAAGAATTTGCATTACCCCGCGTGCGCACGGCTTGGGAGTTGTAAGAAAATCTTACATGCGACAGACCCCTCCGCGAAGCGCGCGACACAACATGATTCTAAAGCACAATTTTGAACAACCAAAACGCAATAATGCCGCGTCGTATGTGATAAGGCTGGTGGTGGCCGCAATCTTGACGGTTATGTTCTGGGGAGTCGCCCTGGCCGAAGAGGAAGTGAAAGGAAAAGTGATCGAGGTGATCGACGGCAACACGCTGAGCGTTGTCGGCGAAGATAACCAAACGCACAAAGTGATGCTGGCCGGCATCGACAGCCCCGAACTGGAACAGGAATATGGCGACAAAGCCAAATCGGCCCTCGAGAAGATCGTATTGAAGAAAACGGTTGTCGTAAAGTTTACGGGCCGCGACCGTCTGGGCAACTACCTGGCGGAAGTGCTGGTGAATGGAAAAGAGGATCCCCGCGTGGAACTGCTCAAGCAAGGCTATGCATGGACCGCCGAAAAGAACCCGCTGCCCGACCTGGAGTCGTATCGCACGCTGGCGCAAGAAAAAGGCAAAGGACTCTGGAAACAGGAAAATCCCACGCCGCCGTGGACGTTCCGCCGGCAGCAGACCATGCTGGTGGCCAAAGGCAGTTAAAAGTTTAGAAAGTTAAAGTTTAGTTAAAGTTTGAAGTTAGGTTAGTTAGGTTTTTAGGGTTTAGAGAACTGCCCCTGAGCAATCGGGGGCAGTTTCATTTCGACAACGCCTGGCTTAGGTTGGGCGATAATTCCGGTCGATTGAACCCGGCGAAAACAATTTTAATAGCGCCGGATAGTTAATATATTTGACTAACGCTTATGCGAGCACTCCTTATTATATTGTTTTTACTGATCGGCTTTGGGGCCTTCGCCCAAAAGTCCAAAAAGAAAAAGCGCGATAAAGACGCGACCGAGCAATCGACGGTCGAGCCCAATTCGTTGAGTCCTTACCAGGGGGCCGAATCGATGCCCCGTGAGCCCAAGAAGAAAAAATCGAAATCCAAAGGGCCTACCTACGATAGTCAGCAAGACTACTACGACCGCATGATGGCGGTGGCCAAAGAACGCGATAAAGCGGAACGCGAAATGGCCAAGCCCCAATATTCCAACCCCATGTATTTCGGACATAAACGTCCGCCGAAGAAGCACAAGGCCGGCAAGCTGAAGTATTGCAAGGAGTGCGGCATCCGCCACTAGTCAACCCCAAATCCTTTTTTTGCATCGCGACGGATAACGGTGTGCGTGTGCACTTTTCTGTATCTTGTACCGATGAATCTCGCCGGCTACATCGAGCACACCAACCTCAGTCCCACGCTGACCATCCGCGACATCGACCAACTGGTGGACGATGCCAAGCAGTTTGGCTTTCTGGGCATCTGCGTGCCGCCGTTTTGGGTGAAGCGCGCCAGTCGTGAGATCGGCACAGCCAAGATCACCCTGGTCACCGTTGCGGGATTTCCCTTTGGCTACACCATGACGGAGACCAAGGTCGACGATGTGCGTCGCGCAATCGATAACGGAGCTAATGAGATCGATGTCGTGTGGAACATCAGCGCCTTCAAGACCGGACTTCCCTGGACAAAGATCGAGATCGCCAAGTGCAGCCACCTGGTGCATGCCAGCGAGCGGCTGTTGAAAGTAATTGTAGAGACGGCGTATCTTTCTGATAAAGAACTGGAGCAAGCCTGCAAACTCTGCGCCGACGCCGGTGCCGACTACGTTAAAACGTCGACAGGATTTGCGCCGCGTGGAGCAACCGCCGAGCAGATCGCGATCATGAAAAAAAGTTTGCCAGCACACGTTGGCATAAAAGCGTCGGGTGGAATTAAAACACGCGAGCAGGCGTTGGCTATGATAGATG carries:
- a CDS encoding thermonuclease family protein, with translation MFWGVALAEEEVKGKVIEVIDGNTLSVVGEDNQTHKVMLAGIDSPELEQEYGDKAKSALEKIVLKKTVVVKFTGRDRLGNYLAEVLVNGKEDPRVELLKQGYAWTAEKNPLPDLESYRTLAQEKGKGLWKQENPTPPWTFRRQQTMLVAKGS
- the deoC gene encoding deoxyribose-phosphate aldolase; the protein is MNLAGYIEHTNLSPTLTIRDIDQLVDDAKQFGFLGICVPPFWVKRASREIGTAKITLVTVAGFPFGYTMTETKVDDVRRAIDNGANEIDVVWNISAFKTGLPWTKIEIAKCSHLVHASERLLKVIVETAYLSDKELEQACKLCADAGADYVKTSTGFAPRGATAEQIAIMKKSLPAHVGIKASGGIKTREQALAMIDAGATRLGTSSGISMLQTTNPNPIQ